Proteins from a genomic interval of Micromonospora sp. NBC_00389:
- a CDS encoding AAA family ATPase: MAQPDLTLTASLRPAALDARRGIVRLHPEALTALGLRPGDPVRLAGRRETAGIVAAAEPGASTALLYADDLTLGNLGLRDGGQVRVTPVPLTPASRVTLAGPVEVVAAVSPEMLRLALLGKVVTAGDDVSLLPQDVLPDASVRGLIEAARRSLANTVGFAWTSTLLTVVAVEPAAGALVTMDTLVGWEHGPTTHGSAPGRLTPAERPLANAGGHRPAAAAPADAAADWTNDDAPDVDELPGLRAQAEELTELLDLGFHHREVLGRLGTTISLGVLLSGPAGSGKSALVRAVAARVGARVHPLWAPEVAALANQAAADRLRAVATAVRAGGPAVLLVTDVEALAPADEPGPVATVFRQVLAEAVRAGVAVVCTTGRPEAVDPALRAPDLLSLRISIPLPDPALRREQLTVLTRQVPLADDVRLDEVAGRTPGFVAADLAALVREAGVRAALRQKSAETPTVSMADFTAALEVVRPTTMAASTLELASVTLDDVGDLVEVKQTLTESVLWPLTYPDTFARLGVQPPRGVLLYGPPGCGKTYLVTALAGSGRANVLSVKGAELLSKWVGESERAVRELFRRAREAAPALIFLDEVDALAPIRGQASDGGTTDRVVAALLTELDGVETLRNVVVVGATNRPDLVDPALLRPGRLERLVYVPPPDGAARAEILRASSRNVPLAPDVDLAALGGELDDFSAADCAALVREAALAAMRESLTAATVTAAHVAAARRRVRPSLNPAQVASLARYAADRS, from the coding sequence GTGGCGCAACCCGACCTGACCCTGACCGCGAGCCTGCGGCCGGCGGCGCTGGATGCCCGCCGGGGCATCGTGCGGCTGCATCCGGAGGCGCTGACCGCGCTGGGGCTGCGCCCCGGCGATCCGGTCCGGCTGGCCGGCCGCCGGGAGACGGCCGGGATCGTGGCGGCGGCGGAGCCGGGAGCGAGCACCGCCCTCCTGTACGCCGACGACCTGACGCTGGGCAACCTCGGCCTCCGCGACGGCGGTCAGGTGCGGGTGACCCCGGTACCCCTGACCCCGGCGAGCCGGGTCACCCTGGCCGGGCCGGTGGAGGTGGTCGCGGCGGTCAGCCCGGAGATGCTCCGGCTCGCCCTGCTGGGCAAGGTGGTCACCGCCGGCGACGACGTGTCGCTGTTGCCGCAGGACGTGCTGCCGGACGCCTCGGTACGCGGCCTGATCGAGGCGGCCCGGCGCAGCCTCGCCAACACGGTCGGGTTCGCCTGGACCAGCACCCTGCTCACCGTCGTCGCGGTCGAGCCGGCCGCTGGCGCGCTGGTCACCATGGACACGCTGGTCGGCTGGGAGCACGGCCCGACCACCCACGGCTCCGCCCCCGGCCGGCTCACCCCGGCGGAGCGGCCCCTCGCGAATGCCGGCGGGCACCGGCCGGCCGCTGCGGCTCCGGCGGATGCGGCGGCGGACTGGACGAACGACGACGCGCCCGACGTGGATGAGCTGCCCGGCCTGCGGGCCCAGGCCGAGGAGCTGACCGAGCTGCTCGACCTCGGCTTCCACCACCGGGAGGTGCTGGGCCGGCTGGGCACCACCATCTCGCTGGGAGTGCTGCTCAGCGGGCCCGCCGGCTCCGGGAAGTCGGCGCTGGTCCGGGCGGTTGCGGCCCGGGTCGGTGCCCGCGTACACCCGCTCTGGGCGCCCGAGGTGGCCGCGCTGGCCAACCAGGCCGCCGCCGACCGGCTGCGCGCCGTGGCGACAGCGGTCCGGGCCGGCGGGCCGGCGGTGTTGCTGGTCACCGACGTCGAGGCGCTCGCCCCGGCGGACGAGCCCGGCCCGGTGGCCACGGTGTTCCGGCAGGTGCTCGCGGAGGCCGTCCGGGCCGGCGTCGCCGTGGTCTGCACCACCGGCCGGCCGGAGGCGGTCGACCCGGCCCTGCGCGCGCCGGACCTGCTGTCGCTGCGGATCAGCATCCCGCTACCCGACCCGGCGCTGCGCCGCGAGCAGCTCACCGTGCTGACCCGGCAGGTGCCGCTGGCCGACGACGTCCGACTGGACGAGGTGGCCGGCCGTACCCCCGGGTTCGTGGCGGCGGACCTGGCGGCGCTGGTCCGGGAGGCCGGGGTACGGGCGGCGCTGCGGCAGAAGTCGGCCGAGACGCCGACCGTGTCGATGGCCGACTTCACCGCCGCCCTGGAGGTGGTCCGGCCGACCACGATGGCCGCCTCCACCCTGGAGTTGGCCTCGGTGACCCTCGACGACGTGGGTGACCTGGTCGAGGTCAAGCAGACGCTGACCGAGTCGGTGCTCTGGCCGCTGACCTACCCGGACACCTTCGCTCGCCTCGGCGTACAGCCGCCGCGCGGCGTGCTGCTCTACGGGCCGCCCGGCTGCGGCAAGACGTACCTGGTCACGGCCCTGGCCGGGTCGGGGCGGGCGAACGTGCTCTCGGTGAAGGGCGCGGAGTTGCTCTCCAAGTGGGTGGGCGAGAGCGAACGCGCCGTTCGCGAGCTGTTCCGTCGGGCCCGGGAGGCGGCTCCCGCGCTGATCTTCCTCGACGAGGTGGACGCGCTGGCGCCGATCCGCGGTCAGGCCAGCGACGGGGGCACCACGGACCGGGTGGTCGCCGCGCTGCTCACCGAGCTGGACGGGGTGGAGACGCTGCGCAACGTGGTGGTGGTCGGCGCGACGAACCGTCCGGACCTGGTCGACCCGGCGCTGCTGCGGCCGGGCCGGTTGGAGCGGCTGGTCTACGTGCCGCCGCCGGACGGGGCGGCCCGCGCGGAGATCCTGCGAGCCTCGTCCCGAAACGTGCCGCTGGCCCCGGACGTCGATCTGGCCGCGCTCGGCGGGGAACTGGACGACTTTTCCGCGGCCGACTGCGCGGCGCTGGTCCGGGAGGCGGCGCTCGCCGCGATGCGTGAGTCGTTGACCGCCGCCACCGTCACCGCCGCGCACGTGGCCGCGGCACGTCGCCGGGTCCGTCCGTCGCTGAACCCGGCCCAGGTCGCCTCGCTGGCCCGGTACGCCGCCGACCGGTCGTGA
- a CDS encoding SMP-30/gluconolactonase/LRE family protein: MLIPGVPGKDKAGLKLDQQGRLWTADFSGGGASVYDAGTGAQLAHYQFTDEPGSFVNDLVITKRAVYFTDSARQVLYVVPLGPGGRLPAASNFRVLPLTGPAATPDAYHNGIVALPDGDLLVAQMLPGRLVRIDPRTGGSRLVDLGGYSVERADGLVLRGHTLYVIRNLTNVIAVVRMNAKYTAGVVQREITGPELRSPATGDLLGSALYVVNGRFDVESTPDTDYDIVRVPA; this comes from the coding sequence GTGCTGATCCCCGGCGTGCCGGGCAAGGACAAGGCCGGCCTCAAGCTCGACCAGCAGGGCCGGCTGTGGACCGCCGACTTCTCCGGCGGCGGCGCCAGCGTGTACGACGCGGGCACCGGCGCCCAACTGGCCCACTACCAGTTCACCGACGAGCCGGGCAGCTTCGTCAACGACCTGGTGATCACCAAGCGGGCCGTCTACTTCACCGACTCGGCCCGACAGGTGCTGTACGTGGTGCCGCTGGGCCCGGGCGGTCGCCTGCCGGCCGCCAGCAACTTCCGGGTGCTCCCGCTCACCGGTCCGGCCGCGACGCCGGACGCGTACCACAACGGGATCGTGGCGCTGCCGGACGGCGATCTGCTGGTCGCGCAGATGCTGCCCGGCCGGCTGGTACGCATCGACCCCCGCACCGGCGGCAGCCGCCTCGTCGACCTCGGTGGCTACTCGGTGGAGCGGGCCGACGGCCTGGTGCTGCGCGGGCACACCCTCTACGTGATCCGGAACCTGACCAACGTCATCGCGGTGGTCCGGATGAACGCCAAGTACACGGCCGGAGTGGTGCAGCGGGAGATCACCGGTCCGGAGCTGCGGTCGCCGGCCACCGGTGACCTGCTCGGTTCGGCGCTGTACGTGGTGAACGGCCGCTTCGACGTGGAATCCACGCCGGACACCGACTACGACATCGTCCGAGTGCCGGCCTGA
- a CDS encoding GNAT family N-acetyltransferase: MAGAVRLEPVDERNLEPLLSVAAAEAEPGDVMPPVEAPAGWSLARREAFRDFHRASFGGLDGPTRSQMYAILVGGEVMGMVRMTRCDEPGTVETGMWLGRSARGQGIGATALRELLNAAARAGMRAVVAETTPDNVGAVAVLKKCGAKLHEDGGKVRAEICLDSTPPAL, encoded by the coding sequence GTGGCGGGTGCGGTCCGGTTGGAGCCGGTGGACGAGCGGAACCTGGAGCCGTTGCTCTCCGTAGCGGCTGCCGAGGCCGAACCGGGTGACGTGATGCCTCCGGTCGAGGCTCCCGCCGGCTGGTCGCTCGCCCGCCGGGAGGCGTTCCGGGATTTCCACCGGGCGAGCTTCGGCGGCCTGGACGGCCCGACCCGCTCGCAGATGTACGCGATCCTCGTCGGTGGCGAGGTGATGGGCATGGTGCGGATGACGCGCTGTGACGAGCCCGGCACGGTGGAGACCGGGATGTGGCTGGGTCGCTCCGCACGCGGGCAGGGGATCGGTGCCACCGCCCTGCGCGAGTTGCTGAACGCCGCCGCCCGAGCGGGCATGCGCGCCGTGGTGGCCGAGACGACCCCGGACAATGTCGGCGCCGTCGCCGTGCTGAAGAAGTGCGGTGCGAAACTGCACGAGGATGGCGGTAAGGTACGCGCCGAAATCTGCCTCGATTCGACGCCGCCGGCGCTCTGA